A region of Rhodamnia argentea isolate NSW1041297 chromosome 9, ASM2092103v1, whole genome shotgun sequence DNA encodes the following proteins:
- the LOC115740835 gene encoding uncharacterized protein LOC115740835 yields the protein MGNCAETCRQRQSGEIWKEPEEFQLQEIRNSKAANRSGGGVGKIDGGGGGGGGRVRVKIVLTREELELLLIQLGGDSSSRKGGPKSNLEQVLGEIERGRRRNSSVSEAVDVVGSWKPSLDSIMEVPEVNEMERSR from the coding sequence atgggaaactgTGCGGAGACATGCAGGCAGAGGCAAAGTGGAGAGATCTGGAAAGAGCCGGAGGAGTTCCAGCTTCAAGAGATCAGGAACAGCAAGGCGGCGAATCGCAGCGGCGGTGGCGTCGGCAAGatcgacggcggcggcggcggcgggggtggGAGAGTCAGGGTCAAGATAGTGCTGACCAGGGAAGAGCTGGAGCTGCTGCTGATCCAGTTGGGTGGCGACAGCAGCAGCAGGAAAGGAGGGCCGAAGAGCAACTTGGAGCAAGTTCTGGGCGaaatagagagagggaggaggagaaacaGCAGCGTCAGCGAAGCCGTCGATGTTGTCGGGTCGTGGAAGCCTTCGCTTGATAGCATCATGGAGGTGCCTGAGGTGAATGAGATGGAGAGGTCACGATga